One window from the genome of bacterium encodes:
- the lysS gene encoding lysine--tRNA ligase has protein sequence MLRSCYDIRTMSALDAIRAERMEKLARMREAGMDPYPTDTRRTHTNEQFLAEHAALEASGAGAAIAGRIMSLREHGGSLFLDLFDGSGEVQAYIKKDDFGAEAFDRFTAFADAGDIIEISGTAFTTKRGMRSILASGWRMLAKALLPLPSEWYGIKDEDERYRKRYLDILLTKDLAGRVKRRSVFWNSMRAFLLAEGYVEVETPVLETVTGGADARPFITHHNALDIETYLRISAGELWQKKLLVAGLPKVFEIGRIFRNEGMSAEHLQDYTQMESYEAFMDYEQGMEMIQKLYRHVAQAVYGTTKFTIRGFDVDLAEPWERYDYSTLVKKHFNIDPLATNVGEIEAALKKHDIAYDAPTLNIERGVDLLWKQVRKTLGGPGFLIGVPVYLESLAKRSPKDPRVVERFQVILGGSENGKGFSELNDPVDQAERFRHQQALRDGGDEEAQMNDASFVEALEYGMPPAFGFGVSERLFSFLEGVPVREAQIFPLMRPRE, from the coding sequence ATGCTTCGTTCATGCTACGATATCCGCACGATGTCGGCCCTGGACGCCATACGCGCGGAAAGAATGGAGAAGCTCGCCCGCATGCGCGAGGCGGGAATGGACCCGTACCCGACGGACACACGGCGCACGCATACCAATGAACAGTTCCTTGCCGAACACGCGGCGCTTGAGGCAAGCGGCGCGGGCGCTGCCATCGCCGGACGCATCATGTCGCTTAGGGAGCACGGCGGCTCGCTCTTCCTTGACCTCTTCGACGGCAGCGGGGAAGTGCAGGCGTATATAAAAAAGGACGACTTCGGCGCAGAAGCGTTTGACCGGTTCACCGCGTTCGCCGACGCGGGCGATATCATTGAGATTTCCGGCACCGCCTTCACGACCAAGCGCGGCATGCGCTCGATCCTCGCATCCGGCTGGCGCATGCTTGCAAAAGCCCTGCTTCCGCTTCCGAGCGAATGGTATGGCATCAAGGATGAAGATGAACGCTACCGGAAGCGCTATCTCGACATCCTTCTCACCAAGGACCTCGCCGGGCGGGTGAAGCGCCGCTCGGTGTTCTGGAACAGCATGCGCGCGTTCCTGCTCGCCGAGGGGTATGTGGAAGTCGAGACGCCGGTTCTTGAGACCGTCACAGGGGGCGCGGACGCCCGTCCCTTCATCACGCACCACAACGCGCTTGATATAGAAACGTATCTGCGCATTTCCGCGGGGGAGCTCTGGCAGAAAAAACTCCTCGTCGCGGGCCTGCCGAAGGTCTTCGAGATCGGAAGGATCTTCCGGAACGAAGGAATGTCCGCCGAACATCTCCAGGACTACACGCAGATGGAATCCTATGAAGCCTTCATGGATTACGAGCAGGGGATGGAAATGATCCAGAAGCTCTATCGCCACGTCGCCCAGGCCGTCTACGGCACGACGAAATTCACCATCCGCGGCTTCGACGTCGACCTCGCGGAGCCCTGGGAGCGCTATGACTACTCCACCCTCGTCAAGAAGCATTTCAATATCGACCCGCTTGCGACGAACGTCGGGGAGATAGAAGCCGCGCTTAAAAAACATGACATTGCCTATGACGCGCCGACACTCAATATCGAGCGCGGCGTCGATCTGCTTTGGAAGCAGGTTAGAAAGACCCTTGGCGGCCCGGGCTTCCTCATCGGCGTTCCGGTCTATCTCGAGTCTCTTGCGAAGCGAAGTCCCAAGGATCCGCGCGTCGTCGAGCGTTTCCAGGTGATACTCGGGGGCTCGGAGAACGGGAAGGGCTTCAGCGAACTCAACGATCCGGTGGATCAGGCGGAACGGTTCCGGCACCAGCAGGCGCTTCGCGACGGAGGAGACGAGGAAGCGCAGATGAACGATGCGTCGTTCGTCGAGGCGCTCGAATACGGCATGCCGCCTGCGTTCGGGTTCGGCGTCTCCGAGCGTCTCTTCAGTTTCCTTGAAGGAGTGCCGGTGCGGGAGGCGCAGATTTTCCCGCTTATGAGACCGAGAGAATGA
- a CDS encoding DUF2000 family protein encodes MGHLVAELGIREGRRLLSQETITTKDGVALPLNLQHALMLKESGEEGDLKSLFEAAKQRGLQVEVFTREMIEITSDRKVIDRTAAKNLDDIEFLGVLVFGPSSVVEELTREFPLYS; translated from the coding sequence ATCGGTCACCTTGTCGCGGAACTTGGTATACGCGAGGGAAGGAGACTGTTGTCCCAAGAAACCATCACGACCAAAGATGGCGTCGCGCTTCCGCTTAACCTGCAGCATGCGCTCATGCTTAAAGAGTCCGGTGAAGAGGGTGATCTTAAGAGTCTATTTGAAGCTGCGAAGCAGCGAGGCCTTCAGGTCGAAGTATTTACACGCGAGATGATCGAGATCACCAGCGATCGCAAGGTGATAGACCGGACCGCCGCCAAGAATCTCGACGATATAGAATTCCTCGGTGTGCTTGTGTTCGGTCCGTCTTCGGTGGTCGAGGAGCTCACGCGCGAATTTCCGTTGTATTCGTAA